The following are from one region of the Mustela lutreola isolate mMusLut2 chromosome 9, mMusLut2.pri, whole genome shotgun sequence genome:
- the SIRPB2 gene encoding LOW QUALITY PROTEIN: signal-regulatory protein beta-2 (The sequence of the model RefSeq protein was modified relative to this genomic sequence to represent the inferred CDS: substituted 1 base at 1 genomic stop codon), translating to MGSKGSEWQVLQPKGPMLVAESKALLLWWTVDGSDTDDILKWVKVSHQHRQEICNFKHGCFPGVTPVIQETLEPLGCDCSIYIHNVPSKHAGSYHCVGVSDLSEKSEKVLEEGTSMLVKGARDPDPDLWIIQPQGLVLATTRDTVFLNSTVLGDSPPEPIRCFWGAGLSWEAIYNFEGIFHPNMTAVQDSRRDFSTLLQGASTEXVGNYYCAKFQRKLNGQYLSGQGTKLRVKGETGGLGGIRARGRPPVYAHTLILQLKTVILVALLLALAACRRRPWQEDIKTPGPAGQSPPLAWGVDHG from the exons ATGGG GAGCAAAGGGAGTGAGTGGCAGGTGCTACAGCCCAAGGGCCCCATGCTGGTGGCAGAAAGTAAAGCACTCCTACTGTGGTGGACAGTGGATGGCTCTGACACTGATGACATCCTTAAATGGGTCAAGGTGAGCCATCAGCACCGGCAGGAGATTTGTAACTTCAAACATGGCTGCTTTCCTGGGGTGACACCAGTGATCCAGGAGACACTGGAGCCACTTGGTTGTGACTGTTCCATCTATATCCACAATGTCCCCAGCAAGCATGCTGGAAGCTACCACTGTGTGGGGGTTAGTGACTTGAGTGAGAAATCAGAAAAGGTCCTAGAGGAGGGCACCTCCATGCTTGTGAA AGGAGCCAGGGACCCAGACCCAGACCTCTGGATCATCCAGCCCCAGGGGCTGGTATTGGCAACCACTAGAGACACTGTATTCCTGAACAGCACAGTGCTTGGAGATAGTCCCCCAGAACCCATTAGGTGCTTTTGGGGGGCTGGCCTAAGCTGGGAGGCCATTTACAACTTTGAAGGTATCTTCCACCCCAACATGACAGCAGTCCAGGACTCCAGGAGGGATTTTAGCACTCTTCTGCAAGGTGCCTCCACTGAGTAGGTAGGCAACTACTACTGTGCCAAGTTTCAGAGAAAACTCAACGGACAATACCTGTCTGGACAGGGCACCAAGCTGAGAGTAAAAGGTGAGACAGGTGGTTTAGGGGGCATCAGGGCGAGGGGGAG ACCTCCTGTCTATGCTCACACTCTGATCCTGCAGCTGAAGACAGTGATCTTGGTTGCACTCCTGCTGGCCCTGGCTGCCTGCCGGAGGAGGCCCTGGCAAGAAGACATCAAGACGCCAGGCCCAGCAGGACAGAGCCCCCCTTTAGCATGGGGCGTGGACCATGGGTGA